A genomic segment from Pseudosulfitobacter sp. DSM 107133 encodes:
- a CDS encoding ABC transporter ATP-binding protein, which translates to MLDAGKTDETLLEVNNIEVIYNHVILVLKGVSLSVPKGGITALLGGNGAGKTTTLKAISGLLASERGEVTKGSIKYRGDMIQHTDPAETVKRGVVQVMEGRHCFEHLTIEENLLTGAYTRTDGKGATAADLEMVYNYFPRLRERRKSQAGYTSGGEQQMCAIGRALMSRPETILLDEPSMGLAPQLVEQIFSIVKSVNENEGVSFLLAEQNTNVALRFAHYGYILESGRVVMDGPAAELRENPDVKEFYLGMSDEGRKSFRDVRSYRRRKRWLS; encoded by the coding sequence ATGCTGGACGCCGGAAAAACTGACGAGACCTTGCTGGAGGTCAACAATATCGAGGTGATCTACAATCACGTCATTCTGGTGCTGAAAGGCGTCAGCCTGTCCGTGCCCAAGGGCGGGATCACGGCCTTGCTGGGCGGCAACGGCGCGGGCAAGACCACGACGTTGAAAGCAATCAGCGGCTTGCTGGCCTCGGAACGGGGCGAAGTCACCAAAGGGTCAATCAAATATCGTGGCGACATGATCCAGCACACCGACCCTGCCGAGACAGTGAAGCGTGGTGTGGTGCAGGTGATGGAAGGCCGTCACTGCTTTGAACACCTGACCATCGAGGAAAACCTGCTGACCGGGGCCTATACGCGCACCGACGGCAAGGGCGCCACAGCGGCGGACCTTGAGATGGTTTACAACTATTTTCCGCGCCTGCGCGAGCGGCGCAAATCTCAGGCCGGATATACCTCGGGGGGGGAACAGCAGATGTGTGCCATCGGGCGCGCCCTGATGAGCCGCCCCGAAACGATCCTGCTGGACGAGCCGAGCATGGGTCTGGCGCCGCAACTGGTGGAACAGATTTTCTCGATTGTGAAATCCGTGAACGAGAACGAGGGCGTGTCGTTCCTGCTGGCCGAGCAGAACACCAACGTGGCGCTGCGCTTTGCCCATTACGGTTACATTCTGGAATCGGGCCGCGTGGTGATGGACGGCCCTGCCGCCGAGCTGCGCGAGAACCCCGATGTAAAGGAATTCTATCTGGGCATGTCCGACGAGGGGCGCAAATCGTTCCGCGATGTGCGGTCGTACCGCCGCCGCAAACGCTGGCTGAGCTGA
- a CDS encoding DUF1007 family protein, translated as MRTLAAIALICTATAPQAHPHIFIDAGLTTIVDKDGALQAIKVTWAYDAFYSLLITEDYGLDPDGNAVLTKEEEAQLRGFDMQWIEGYNGDLVARLDGAPLELSGPRDATLVMREGRLVTTHVRDVAGTPMLAGHTLSLKPYDATYYTSYDVTLNVKVEGMEGCTIARNLPDLDAGMKTLQGALSKLGRDQDAIEEGFPEVGEAFATDVEITCAPR; from the coding sequence ATGAGAACCCTTGCTGCAATCGCCCTGATCTGCACCGCCACGGCCCCGCAAGCGCACCCGCATATCTTTATAGATGCGGGTCTGACGACGATCGTGGACAAGGACGGTGCATTGCAGGCGATCAAGGTGACCTGGGCCTATGATGCGTTCTATTCTCTGTTGATCACCGAAGATTACGGTCTGGACCCGGACGGCAACGCGGTGCTGACCAAGGAAGAAGAAGCGCAGTTGCGCGGCTTTGATATGCAGTGGATCGAAGGCTACAACGGTGATCTGGTCGCTCGGCTGGACGGTGCGCCACTGGAGCTGTCAGGGCCGCGCGATGCAACCCTGGTGATGCGCGAGGGGCGGCTGGTGACGACCCATGTGCGCGATGTGGCGGGCACGCCGATGTTGGCGGGACACACCCTGTCGCTGAAACCCTATGATGCGACCTATTACACATCCTACGATGTCACGTTGAACGTGAAGGTCGAGGGGATGGAGGGCTGCACCATTGCGCGCAATCTGCCCGATCTGGATGCGGGGATGAAGACGTTACAGGGCGCGTTGTCCAAGCTGGGGCGCGATCAGGATGCGATCGAGGAAGGCTTTCCCGAAGTGGGCGAAGCCTTTGCCACCGATGTCGAGATCACATGCGCGCCCCGCTGA
- a CDS encoding ABC transporter substrate-binding protein translates to MKMKFATMAVAAVMAAGPVMADLVFPSLSYRTGPYAASGIPFADGYADYFTLLNERDGGIGGVKTRLLECETGYNTEKGVECYESTKGEGALVYQPLSTGITYQLIPKATADGIPIHSMGYGRTSAANGTVFRDVFNYPANYWDGASGAINYLLDENGGDINGKKIALVYHNSAYGKEPIRTLEELQKQHGFELTLLPVDHPGQEQKSQWLQIRREKPDYVIMWGWGVMNQVAVQEAVNIRFPMENFIGVWWSGSENDVIPAGAAANGYKALTFHGVGSDYPVYDDIQKFVVDAGKAAGAGDQIGTVQYNRGMYAAMLAAEAAKTAQEIHGTPDITAAMMRDGMEALEITEAKMAALGLPNFGPEFKVSCEQHGGPGLVGVTQWDAASGKWNVISDYKPTDRELIGRLVAEDSAAYAAENNIEPGCN, encoded by the coding sequence ATGAAGATGAAGTTTGCAACAATGGCTGTCGCGGCTGTTATGGCTGCGGGCCCGGTGATGGCGGACCTCGTGTTCCCGTCGCTGAGCTACCGGACGGGTCCCTATGCGGCCAGCGGAATTCCCTTTGCGGATGGCTATGCCGATTACTTCACCCTGCTGAACGAGCGGGATGGCGGCATTGGTGGTGTCAAAACCCGCCTGCTGGAATGCGAGACCGGCTATAACACCGAAAAAGGTGTGGAATGCTACGAGTCGACCAAGGGTGAAGGCGCGTTGGTCTATCAACCGCTGTCCACCGGCATCACCTATCAGCTGATCCCAAAAGCAACCGCTGACGGTATTCCGATCCACTCGATGGGCTATGGGCGGACCTCGGCAGCGAACGGCACAGTGTTCCGTGACGTGTTCAACTATCCGGCCAACTACTGGGATGGTGCATCGGGCGCGATCAACTATCTGCTGGACGAGAACGGTGGCGACATCAATGGCAAGAAGATCGCCTTGGTCTACCACAACTCGGCCTATGGAAAGGAACCGATCCGCACGCTGGAAGAACTGCAAAAGCAACACGGTTTCGAGCTGACATTGCTGCCTGTGGACCACCCCGGTCAGGAGCAGAAATCGCAGTGGCTGCAAATCCGTCGTGAAAAGCCCGACTATGTGATCATGTGGGGCTGGGGCGTTATGAACCAGGTTGCAGTGCAAGAAGCCGTGAACATCCGCTTTCCGATGGAGAACTTCATTGGTGTGTGGTGGTCTGGGTCGGAAAACGACGTGATCCCCGCTGGTGCGGCGGCCAACGGCTACAAGGCGCTGACGTTCCACGGTGTGGGAAGCGACTATCCGGTCTATGACGACATCCAGAAGTTTGTCGTCGACGCTGGTAAAGCCGCCGGTGCGGGCGATCAGATCGGTACGGTTCAGTACAACCGTGGCATGTATGCTGCGATGCTGGCCGCCGAAGCTGCAAAAACCGCACAGGAAATCCACGGCACGCCGGACATCACCGCCGCAATGATGCGTGACGGCATGGAAGCGCTTGAGATCACCGAAGCGAAGATGGCCGCACTGGGCCTTCCCAACTTTGGCCCCGAGTTCAAAGTGTCCTGCGAACAGCACGGTGGTCCTGGCCTGGTGGGGGTGACCCAATGGGATGCAGCTTCGGGCAAGTGGAATGTCATCTCTGACTATAAACCCACCGACCGCGAGTTGATCGGCCGTCTGGTGGCCGAAGATTCGGCTGCCTATGCCGCTGAAAACAACATCGAACCCGGCTGCAACTAA
- a CDS encoding branched-chain amino acid ABC transporter permease — MSETFLYTVEVFLNGLMAGVLYALVALGFVLIYKASGIFNFAQGVMALFAAMTLVGFQNGQVPFAHLINATFGVHVSTFGWNLHSVVAVFLTVLVMIALAWAVQRFVFRHLVGQEPIILFMATIGLAYFLEGFADLMWGSEIKTLDLCWAVGACLPQGGNFWIEDMTAGLGGEGFYGFFIDSLDIVAAVVAMVLVAALVAFAQYTKQGRAMRAVADDHQAALSVGVSLNFIWILVWSLAGFVALVAGIMWGAKSGVQFSLSLIALKALPVLMLGGFTSIPGAIVGGLIIGVGEKLFEFLIGAPFLGGATENWFAYMLALLFLVFRPQGLFGEKIIERV, encoded by the coding sequence ATGTCTGAGACTTTTCTCTATACGGTCGAGGTGTTCCTGAACGGGCTGATGGCCGGTGTGCTTTATGCGCTGGTCGCGCTGGGCTTTGTGTTGATTTACAAGGCTTCGGGTATTTTCAACTTTGCCCAGGGGGTCATGGCGTTGTTTGCGGCGATGACGCTGGTGGGTTTCCAGAACGGGCAGGTGCCGTTCGCGCATCTGATCAACGCGACCTTTGGTGTGCATGTGTCGACCTTCGGGTGGAACCTGCATTCGGTTGTCGCGGTGTTCCTGACGGTTCTGGTGATGATCGCGCTGGCCTGGGCTGTGCAGCGGTTCGTGTTCCGGCATCTTGTGGGGCAGGAACCGATCATTCTGTTCATGGCGACCATCGGTCTGGCCTATTTCCTTGAAGGGTTTGCCGATCTGATGTGGGGGTCCGAGATCAAGACGCTTGATCTGTGCTGGGCTGTGGGTGCCTGTCTGCCGCAGGGCGGGAACTTCTGGATCGAGGATATGACCGCCGGTCTGGGTGGTGAAGGCTTCTATGGTTTCTTTATCGACAGTCTGGACATTGTTGCGGCGGTTGTGGCGATGGTGCTGGTGGCGGCCCTGGTGGCCTTTGCCCAATACACCAAGCAGGGGCGCGCGATGCGCGCTGTGGCGGATGACCACCAGGCGGCGCTGTCCGTTGGCGTATCGCTGAACTTTATCTGGATCCTTGTGTGGTCGCTGGCGGGCTTTGTCGCCCTTGTGGCGGGCATCATGTGGGGTGCGAAGTCGGGGGTTCAGTTCTCGCTGTCGCTGATTGCGCTCAAGGCGTTGCCGGTGCTGATGCTGGGCGGGTTCACCTCGATCCCCGGTGCCATTGTGGGCGGGTTGATCATCGGCGTGGGTGAGAAGCTGTTCGAGTTTCTGATCGGTGCGCCCTTCCTTGGCGGCGCAACCGAGAACTGGTTCGCCTATATGCTGGCGCTGCTGTTTCTGGTGTTCCGCCCGCAGGGTCTGTTCGGGGAGAAGATCATTGAGCGTGTTTGA
- a CDS encoding PAS-domain containing protein, which yields MQRNDDKSRALTTAGLNLIAQALSIYDNDLRLSVCNVAFQQMFNLPDALVAPGATFEDTIRHIATNGEYGPIDNIEDFVAERVRTARAFEPHYMERTRANGRTISVEGAPLPQGGWVTVYTDITRTKDQEHMLRTRSDALSDMVLSRSEELAATNRELSATVAALKEAKRELTEMEARTRMVTEMMPAHIAHVDETGHYTYTNRRLASVIPDRPNELMGLHISQALGDANYALIKPHLQAAYDGRASVFEFTDAPSAHRIRAAFTPDTAQGAYILSMDVTEETQARVALQQNRKRALAAQMTSGLAHDFSNLLTIILGLQSKLERMDNLPEDAVPLIEGTRAAARRGGDLLDGIANATAARVLRPGPVEVAGLLADVATLASPTLPAGQSLRVDCTLPAGPLLLDTGMVQDSLLNLILNARDACGSKGTITLTAAALGDTWVEFTVTDTGPGFSEEALHKACDPFFTTKGGEGTGLGLPMVYDMTKTAGGHLSLNNTRTGAEVRLRLPLNRPAPVTGGMVLLVEDRDDLRALYRDMLMGLGHSVVEAASVDEATALTADLPDIDLILSDIRLGAASGIDLVDRLQGAGTPVILMTSLPVSDPMHRAALTRAPVLQKPFSADDLAALLMPQAAQ from the coding sequence GTGCAACGCAATGATGACAAAAGCCGCGCCCTGACCACAGCAGGGCTGAACCTGATCGCCCAGGCGCTGTCGATCTATGACAACGACTTGCGGTTGTCCGTGTGCAACGTGGCCTTCCAGCAGATGTTCAACCTGCCCGATGCGCTGGTCGCACCCGGCGCAACCTTCGAAGACACGATCCGTCATATTGCGACCAATGGCGAATACGGCCCCATCGACAACATCGAAGACTTTGTTGCAGAGCGCGTCAGGACCGCCCGCGCATTCGAGCCGCATTATATGGAGCGCACCCGCGCCAACGGACGCACCATTTCGGTCGAAGGCGCGCCATTGCCACAGGGCGGCTGGGTCACGGTCTATACCGACATCACCCGCACCAAAGACCAAGAGCACATGCTGCGCACGCGTTCGGATGCGCTGTCGGATATGGTGCTGTCCCGCTCGGAAGAGCTGGCGGCCACCAACCGCGAACTGTCCGCCACCGTCGCGGCACTGAAAGAAGCCAAGCGCGAACTGACCGAAATGGAAGCGCGCACCCGCATGGTTACCGAAATGATGCCGGCCCACATCGCACATGTGGATGAAACCGGACATTACACCTATACCAATCGGCGTCTGGCCAGCGTCATTCCCGACCGCCCGAACGAACTGATGGGCCTGCACATCTCGCAGGCCCTTGGCGACGCCAATTATGCGCTGATCAAGCCGCACCTTCAGGCCGCTTACGACGGGCGCGCTTCGGTGTTTGAGTTTACCGACGCCCCCAGTGCCCATCGGATTCGTGCCGCCTTTACCCCCGACACCGCGCAGGGGGCCTATATCCTGTCGATGGACGTCACCGAAGAGACCCAGGCCCGTGTCGCATTGCAACAAAACCGCAAGCGCGCGCTGGCGGCGCAGATGACGTCGGGGCTGGCCCATGACTTTTCCAACCTTCTGACGATCATTCTGGGCCTGCAAAGCAAACTTGAACGCATGGACAACCTGCCCGAGGACGCCGTGCCCCTGATCGAAGGCACGCGCGCCGCCGCCCGGCGCGGCGGTGATCTTCTGGATGGTATCGCCAATGCCACCGCCGCCCGCGTGCTGCGGCCCGGCCCGGTCGAGGTGGCGGGCCTGCTGGCCGATGTCGCCACGCTGGCCTCGCCCACATTGCCCGCCGGTCAGTCCCTGCGCGTCGATTGCACCCTGCCTGCGGGGCCGCTGCTCTTGGACACCGGCATGGTACAAGACAGCCTGCTGAACCTGATCCTGAACGCCCGCGACGCATGCGGCTCCAAAGGCACGATCACTCTGACCGCCGCCGCGCTTGGCGACACATGGGTGGAATTCACCGTCACCGACACCGGCCCCGGCTTTTCCGAAGAGGCGCTGCACAAGGCCTGCGATCCGTTCTTTACCACCAAGGGCGGCGAAGGCACGGGGCTGGGGTTGCCAATGGTCTATGACATGACCAAGACCGCCGGCGGCCATCTGAGCCTGAACAACACCCGCACAGGTGCCGAAGTACGCTTGCGCCTGCCCCTGAACCGCCCTGCGCCTGTGACCGGCGGCATGGTCCTGCTGGTCGAAGACCGCGACGATCTGCGCGCACTGTACCGCGACATGCTGATGGGTCTGGGACATTCCGTCGTCGAAGCCGCCAGCGTCGACGAGGCCACGGCCCTGACCGCCGACCTGCCCGATATCGACCTGATCCTCAGCGACATACGGCTGGGCGCAGCCTCGGGGATTGATCTGGTGGACCGTCTGCAAGGCGCCGGAACACCGGTCATCCTGATGACCTCGCTGCCGGTCTCCGATCCGATGCACCGCGCCGCCCTGACGCGCGCACCGGTGCTGCAAAAACCCTTTTCAGCGGACGACCTTGCCGCACTTCTGATGCCGCAGGCCGCCCAATGA
- a CDS encoding AMP-binding protein, producing MPDTAHFDDLETRSADQRQAEQAALLRTRLAAITHAPEDWRAAAAQVQGPADLVKLPVLRKSELSAWQKQNPPFGGIAVSNLAHVFQSPGPIYEPGGISHDWWRMGRFLHAAGIGRGDIVHNCFGYHLTPAGMIFESGARAVGAAVLPAGTGQTELQVIAARDIGTTAYAGTPDYLKVILDKADEMGVALKMTRAVVGGGALFPSLRQEYADRGIACLQSYATADLGNIAYESAAMEGMIVDEGVIVEILTPGTGTPVAPGEVGEVVVTSLNPDYPLIRFATGDMSAVMDGQSPCGRTNMRIKGWMGRADQTTKIKGMFVRPEQVAALVAKHPDIARARVIAQREGQQDAMTVRIEADGGDAQAYASSIIETLKLKGTVEIVPVGSLPRDGVLIEDQRTYD from the coding sequence ATGCCGGATACAGCGCATTTTGACGATCTCGAAACCCGCAGTGCGGACCAGAGACAAGCCGAACAGGCTGCGCTGCTGCGCACACGTCTGGCGGCAATCACCCACGCGCCTGAGGACTGGCGCGCGGCGGCTGCTCAGGTGCAGGGCCCCGCGGATCTGGTGAAGCTGCCGGTGCTGCGCAAATCCGAGCTGTCCGCGTGGCAAAAGCAAAACCCGCCCTTTGGCGGCATCGCCGTCAGCAATCTGGCCCATGTATTTCAGTCGCCCGGACCGATCTATGAACCCGGCGGGATCAGCCACGACTGGTGGCGGATGGGTCGTTTCCTGCACGCGGCTGGCATTGGCAGGGGCGACATCGTTCACAACTGCTTTGGCTATCACCTGACGCCTGCGGGGATGATTTTTGAATCTGGTGCAAGGGCCGTTGGCGCGGCGGTGCTGCCTGCGGGCACGGGGCAGACCGAATTGCAGGTGATTGCGGCGCGCGACATCGGCACCACGGCTTATGCGGGTACGCCCGACTATCTGAAGGTTATTCTGGACAAGGCCGACGAGATGGGCGTGGCGCTGAAGATGACCCGCGCGGTTGTGGGCGGTGGCGCGTTGTTCCCCAGCCTGCGTCAGGAGTATGCAGATCGCGGCATCGCCTGCCTGCAATCCTATGCCACCGCCGATCTGGGCAACATCGCCTATGAAAGCGCGGCGATGGAGGGGATGATCGTGGATGAGGGCGTGATTGTTGAAATCCTGACCCCGGGCACAGGCACGCCGGTGGCGCCGGGCGAGGTGGGTGAAGTGGTGGTGACGTCGCTGAACCCCGACTATCCGCTGATCCGTTTTGCCACCGGCGACATGAGCGCCGTGATGGACGGGCAAAGCCCTTGCGGGCGCACCAACATGCGTATCAAGGGCTGGATGGGGCGCGCGGACCAGACAACCAAGATCAAGGGGATGTTCGTGCGCCCCGAGCAGGTGGCCGCTTTGGTCGCAAAACACCCCGACATCGCCCGCGCGCGGGTGATTGCCCAGCGTGAGGGGCAACAGGATGCGATGACGGTGCGGATAGAAGCCGATGGCGGAGATGCGCAAGCCTATGCGTCCAGTATTATCGAGACGCTGAAGCTGAAAGGCACGGTCGAGATCGTGCCGGTGGGCAGCCTGCCGCGCGACGGGGTCTTGATCGAGGATCAGCGGACCTACGACTGA
- a CDS encoding ABC transporter ATP-binding protein: MLDQAEGYTTADGRRIGPVVMEMKNITLRFGGVEAIKDISFDIREGEIRAIIGPNGAGKSSMLNVISGFYVPQEGQVLYRGAPRPPMKPFQVARQGIARTFQNIALFEGMSVLDNVMTGRLTHMQTGLFWQSMWKGRAEEEETANREVAEKIIDFLEIQAIRKTPVARLPYGLKKRVELARALAAEPSLLLLDEPMAGMNVEEKEDMSRFILDVNDEFGTTIALIEHDMGVVMDLSDRVVVMDYGKKIGDGTPDEVRNNQDVIDAYLGVAHD; the protein is encoded by the coding sequence ATGCTGGATCAGGCAGAAGGCTACACAACCGCGGACGGGCGCAGGATTGGCCCCGTGGTGATGGAAATGAAGAACATCACCCTGCGCTTTGGCGGCGTCGAGGCGATCAAGGACATTTCCTTTGACATCCGCGAGGGCGAGATCCGCGCGATTATCGGCCCCAACGGCGCGGGAAAATCGTCGATGTTGAACGTGATCTCGGGGTTCTATGTACCGCAAGAGGGGCAGGTTCTGTATCGCGGTGCGCCGCGCCCGCCGATGAAGCCGTTTCAGGTGGCACGGCAGGGCATTGCGCGCACCTTCCAGAACATTGCGCTGTTCGAGGGCATGAGCGTGCTGGACAACGTCATGACAGGCCGATTGACCCACATGCAGACCGGCCTGTTCTGGCAGTCGATGTGGAAGGGCCGCGCCGAGGAAGAAGAGACCGCCAACCGGGAAGTTGCCGAGAAAATCATCGACTTTCTGGAAATTCAGGCGATCCGCAAGACGCCCGTGGCACGTCTGCCCTATGGTTTGAAAAAGCGGGTCGAACTGGCGCGCGCGCTGGCCGCCGAGCCGTCGCTGCTGCTGCTGGACGAGCCGATGGCGGGCATGAACGTCGAGGAAAAAGAGGACATGAGCCGCTTTATCCTGGATGTGAACGACGAATTTGGCACCACGATTGCCCTGATCGAACACGACATGGGCGTGGTGATGGACCTGAGCGACCGTGTGGTCGTGATGGATTACGGCAAAAAGATCGGTGACGGCACCCCCGACGAGGTGCGCAACAATCAGGACGTGATCGACGCCTATCTGGGGGTGGCTCATGACTGA
- a CDS encoding AMP-binding protein, with protein MTKTLEGAAGLRSIPALLHRNATEFADAPAYREKEFGIWQSWSWSQALEEIEALALGMIDLGVAEGDFVAVIGRNRPRLYWAMMSAQMCGAVPVPLYNDAAAEEMAYTMGHCGAKYVVAGDQEQVDKVMEIQDRLPDFEEMIYLDARGLRKYDHEKLRSYEQVQESGRAKRDTLIAEMKARIAKLDYDSTAVMLYTSGTTGNPKGVVLSNRNVIETSRTSSEFDHLRQSDDILAYLPMAWVGDFIFSVGQALWTGYCTNCPESAETMMTDLREIGPTYYFAPPRVFETQLTNVMIRMEDASKLKKWMFDHFMAHARKVGPDLLDGKPVGFMDRLKYALGDLLVYGPLKNTLGFSRVRIGYTAGEAIGPEIFDFYRSLGINLKQLYGQTEATVYITAQPDGQVRSDTVGVVCPGVELKINDTGEVYYRSPGVFVEYYKNPESTADTKDAEGWVATGDAGFIEPDTGHLRIIDRAKDVGKMADGSLFAPKYVENKLKFYPNILEAVVFGNGREECTAFINIDLTAVSNWAERNNIAYASYQELAGHPQVLATIQNHVEAVNRSVAEDEMLSGCQVHRFVVLHKELDADDGELTRTRKVRRKKIEEKFHDIITALYDGSEQISTVTEVTYEDGRKGSISATLEIRSAAVQQVTTRMAAE; from the coding sequence TTGACCAAGACGCTGGAAGGCGCCGCTGGACTGAGGTCCATACCGGCGTTGCTGCATCGCAATGCGACCGAGTTCGCGGATGCGCCTGCTTATCGCGAAAAAGAATTTGGCATCTGGCAAAGCTGGAGCTGGTCGCAGGCGCTTGAGGAAATCGAGGCGCTGGCGCTGGGGATGATCGACCTTGGCGTGGCCGAGGGCGACTTTGTTGCCGTGATCGGACGCAACCGGCCCCGGCTGTACTGGGCGATGATGTCGGCGCAGATGTGCGGCGCAGTTCCGGTGCCTTTGTACAACGACGCCGCTGCCGAAGAGATGGCCTATACCATGGGACATTGCGGCGCGAAATACGTTGTGGCCGGCGATCAGGAACAGGTCGACAAGGTCATGGAAATCCAGGACCGGCTGCCCGATTTCGAAGAGATGATCTATCTTGATGCGCGCGGCCTGCGCAAATACGATCACGAAAAGCTGCGGTCCTACGAGCAGGTGCAAGAGAGCGGACGCGCCAAACGCGACACGCTGATTGCCGAGATGAAGGCCCGCATTGCCAAGCTGGATTACGACAGCACCGCCGTGATGCTGTACACATCCGGCACCACCGGAAACCCCAAGGGCGTGGTGCTGAGCAACCGCAACGTGATCGAGACCTCGCGCACCAGTTCGGAATTCGACCATCTGCGCCAAAGCGATGACATTCTGGCCTATCTGCCGATGGCATGGGTGGGCGATTTCATCTTTTCCGTGGGTCAGGCTTTGTGGACAGGGTATTGCACCAACTGTCCCGAAAGCGCCGAAACGATGATGACCGACCTGCGCGAGATCGGGCCGACCTATTATTTTGCCCCGCCGCGCGTCTTTGAAACCCAGCTGACCAATGTGATGATCCGCATGGAGGACGCCAGTAAGCTGAAAAAATGGATGTTCGACCATTTTATGGCCCATGCGCGCAAGGTCGGGCCGGATCTTCTGGATGGCAAGCCGGTCGGGTTCATGGACCGGCTGAAATATGCCCTGGGCGACCTGCTGGTCTATGGCCCGCTGAAAAACACGCTGGGGTTCAGCCGCGTGCGCATCGGCTACACGGCGGGTGAGGCGATCGGGCCGGAAATCTTTGATTTCTACCGCTCGCTGGGGATCAACCTGAAACAGCTTTACGGCCAGACCGAAGCCACCGTTTACATCACCGCACAGCCCGACGGGCAGGTGCGCAGTGACACGGTGGGCGTGGTCTGCCCCGGCGTGGAGTTGAAGATCAACGACACCGGCGAAGTCTATTACCGCTCGCCGGGCGTGTTCGTCGAATACTACAAGAACCCCGAAAGCACCGCCGACACCAAGGACGCCGAAGGCTGGGTGGCCACGGGGGATGCGGGCTTTATCGAGCCTGACACGGGCCATTTGCGCATCATCGACCGTGCCAAGGATGTGGGCAAGATGGCGGACGGGTCGCTGTTTGCGCCGAAATACGTCGAGAACAAGCTGAAGTTCTATCCCAACATTCTGGAAGCCGTCGTGTTCGGCAACGGGCGTGAAGAATGCACGGCGTTTATCAACATCGACCTGACGGCGGTCAGCAACTGGGCCGAGCGTAATAACATTGCCTATGCGTCCTATCAGGAGCTTGCCGGGCATCCACAGGTGCTGGCGACGATCCAGAACCATGTGGAAGCGGTGAACCGTTCGGTGGCAGAGGACGAGATGCTGTCGGGCTGTCAGGTCCACCGTTTTGTCGTGCTGCACAAGGAACTGGACGCCGACGACGGCGAACTGACCCGCACCCGCAAGGTGCGCCGCAAGAAGATCGAGGAGAAATTCCACGACATCATCACGGCGCTGTATGACGGGTCCGAGCAGATCAGCACGGTAACCGAAGTGACCTATGAGGATGGCCGCAAAGGGTCGATCAGCGCGACGCTGGAGATCCGCAGTGCGGCGGTTCAGCAGGTCACCACGCGGATGGCGGCGGAATGA
- a CDS encoding branched-chain amino acid ABC transporter permease, whose translation MFYREAGEFRTTYKEDSQTFPIRFDRWRYYFVLFVAICVIPFMVNDYWVNSIFLPFLIYAIAAIGLNILVGYCGQVSLGTGGFMAVGAYACYKLMTAFPDVSMFIHVILAGVITAGVGMLFGLPSLRIKGFYLAVATLAAQFFLVWLFNRVPWFYNYSASGQINAPERDTFGILITGPNTEAWATYLFCLIFTLASAIIARNLTRGSVGRKWMAIRDMDIAAEIIGVNPLTAKLSAFAVSSFFVGISGALFFSVYLGAVEVGEAFGINKSFLVLFMIIIGGLGSIFGSFAGAAFLVLLPVALKVVGVDWLGWPTDIVAHLQLVIVGALIIVFLIAEPHGIAQLWRVAKEKLRLWPFPH comes from the coding sequence ATGTTTTATCGTGAAGCGGGCGAATTTCGCACGACCTACAAGGAAGACAGCCAGACCTTTCCGATCCGGTTCGACCGGTGGCGCTATTACTTTGTGCTGTTCGTGGCGATCTGTGTCATTCCGTTCATGGTCAACGACTATTGGGTGAACTCGATTTTCCTGCCCTTCCTGATCTATGCGATTGCGGCGATCGGGCTAAACATTCTGGTGGGCTATTGCGGGCAGGTGTCGCTGGGCACGGGCGGGTTCATGGCGGTGGGGGCCTATGCCTGCTACAAGCTGATGACGGCCTTTCCTGACGTGAGCATGTTCATTCATGTGATCCTTGCCGGGGTGATCACGGCAGGCGTGGGCATGTTGTTTGGCCTGCCATCGCTGCGGATCAAGGGGTTTTACCTGGCCGTGGCGACGCTGGCGGCGCAGTTCTTTCTGGTGTGGCTGTTCAACCGTGTGCCGTGGTTCTACAACTATTCGGCCTCCGGCCAGATCAATGCGCCCGAACGTGACACCTTTGGCATTCTGATCACGGGGCCGAACACCGAAGCCTGGGCCACCTATCTGTTCTGTCTGATCTTTACGCTGGCCAGCGCCATCATCGCGCGCAATCTGACGCGCGGATCGGTGGGGCGTAAATGGATGGCCATCCGGGATATGGACATTGCCGCAGAGATCATCGGGGTAAACCCGCTGACCGCCAAGCTGAGTGCCTTTGCCGTGTCGTCGTTCTTTGTCGGTATCTCGGGGGCGCTGTTCTTCAGCGTCTATCTGGGGGCTGTCGAAGTGGGCGAGGCCTTTGGCATCAACAAGTCGTTCCTGGTGCTGTTCATGATTATCATCGGCGGGTTGGGCAGCATTTTCGGCAGCTTTGCCGGGGCCGCGTTCCTGGTGTTGCTGCCCGTGGCGCTGAAGGTTGTGGGCGTTGACTGGCTGGGCTGGCCGACGGACATCGTGGCACATTTGCAGCTGGTGATCGTGGGGGCGCTGATTATCGTGTTCCTGATCGCAGAGCCGCATGGCATCGCGCAACTGTGGCGCGTGGCCAAGGAAAAACTGAGATTGTGGCCGTTCCCGCATTAA